One segment of Dama dama isolate Ldn47 chromosome 15, ASM3311817v1, whole genome shotgun sequence DNA contains the following:
- the LOC133070782 gene encoding small ribosomal subunit protein eS27-like, translated as MPLAKDLLHPSPEEEKRKHKKKRLVQSPNSYFVGVKCPGCYKITTVFSHAQAVVLCAGCSTVLGQPTGGKARLTEGCSFRRKQH; from the coding sequence ATGCCTCTTGCAAAGGATCTTCTTCATCCCTCtccagaagaagagaagaggaaacacaAGAAGAAGCGCCTGGTGCAGAGCCCCAATTCCTATTTCGTGGGTGTAAAATGCCCAGGATGCTATAAAATCACCACCGTCTTTAGCCATGCACAAGCAGTAGTTTTGTGTGCTGGCTGCTCTACTGTCCTCGGCCAGCCTACAGGAGGAAAAGCAAGGCTTACAGAAGGATGCTCTTTCAGACGGAAGCAGCACTAA